From Streptomyces sp. Edi4, one genomic window encodes:
- a CDS encoding 4'-phosphopantetheinyl transferase superfamily protein has product MTTIFDSGTAVAHAWWWRTGDDSPTSADLALLSTEERARADRIVHPATKVGFVAGRAASRRILSELLGVPPTDIGLGRRPCPGCGDPHHGPPAVLRPQSPLWISISHTNGCGMLAVAHVPVGVDVEGVRDFPVEELAESTLTESESRVVLGSPEGPARTSAFLRAWTRKEAVLKAVGIGITTDLRTVETRPESPGPVVVAAGVPGTPASWAVADLAVPDGWGAAISVPANSDGSHPEIQLREHA; this is encoded by the coding sequence GTGACCACGATCTTCGACTCCGGCACCGCAGTCGCACACGCCTGGTGGTGGCGTACCGGCGACGACTCCCCTACCTCCGCCGACCTGGCCCTTCTCAGCACGGAGGAGCGCGCCCGGGCCGACCGGATCGTGCATCCGGCCACCAAGGTGGGGTTCGTCGCGGGGCGCGCCGCCAGCCGGCGCATCCTCTCGGAACTCCTCGGCGTACCGCCCACGGACATAGGCCTCGGGCGCAGGCCCTGCCCCGGGTGCGGCGACCCGCATCACGGCCCGCCCGCAGTGCTGCGCCCGCAGTCGCCCCTGTGGATCAGCATTTCGCACACCAACGGCTGCGGCATGCTCGCGGTGGCCCACGTTCCGGTGGGGGTGGACGTCGAGGGCGTACGGGACTTTCCGGTCGAGGAGCTGGCCGAGTCCACCCTGACCGAGTCCGAGAGCCGGGTCGTTCTCGGCTCCCCCGAGGGACCGGCCCGCACCAGCGCCTTCCTGCGCGCCTGGACCCGTAAGGAAGCCGTGCTCAAGGCGGTGGGCATAGGGATCACGACCGACCTCCGCACGGTCGAGACGCGGCCGGAGAGTCCGGGGCCGGTCGTCGTGGCCGCCGGGGTGCCGGGCACGCCCGCGTCCTGGGCCGTGGCCGACCTCGCCGTGCCTGACGGCTGGGGCGCCGCCATCTCCGTACCCGCGAACTCCGACGGCAGTCACCCCGAGATCCAGCTGCGAGAACACGCGTAG
- a CDS encoding nucleoside/nucleotide kinase family protein, producing MDLDLDRLVVRARGLIVPGRRRILGIAGPPGAGKSTLAGELVSRLGGDAVLVPMDGFHLAGAELRRLGRAQRKGAPDTFDAAGYAALLARLRTPDPGTVVYAPDFDRSLEEPIAGSIAVDPRVPLVVTEGNYLLHDEGTWARIADLIDEVWYLKADEEERVRGLAERHVRHGRRRPDAERWVEESDEANARLVAAGRTRADLVITRGLTG from the coding sequence ATGGATCTCGACCTGGACCGGCTCGTAGTTCGTGCTCGCGGCCTCATCGTCCCCGGCCGGCGCCGTATCCTCGGCATCGCCGGGCCGCCGGGCGCCGGAAAGTCCACGCTGGCAGGGGAGTTGGTGAGCCGCCTCGGCGGGGACGCCGTGCTCGTGCCCATGGACGGTTTTCATCTCGCGGGCGCCGAGCTGCGTCGCCTCGGGCGCGCGCAACGCAAAGGCGCCCCCGACACCTTCGACGCCGCCGGATACGCGGCGCTGCTGGCCCGGCTGCGTACACCCGATCCCGGCACCGTCGTCTACGCGCCGGATTTCGACCGGTCGTTGGAGGAGCCGATCGCCGGGAGCATCGCCGTCGATCCCCGGGTGCCGCTCGTCGTGACCGAGGGCAACTATCTGCTGCACGACGAGGGGACGTGGGCGCGGATCGCGGATCTGATCGACGAGGTCTGGTACCTCAAGGCCGATGAAGAGGAGCGGGTCCGAGGCCTGGCCGAGCGGCATGTGCGGCACGGCAGGCGGCGGCCGGACGCCGAGCGGTGGGTCGAGGAGTCCGACGAGGCCAACGCGAGGCTCGTGGCGGCGGGACGGACCCGGGCGGATCTTGTCATCACCCGGGGCCTCACTGGGTAG
- a CDS encoding vWA domain-containing protein produces MNNPVEQYQGNLQYAVDIVLCIDATGSMFPVLDTVKASALQFHERLDGVMGKKGKAISQLRLKVIVFRDFGDDPSNAIEQTGFLHLPSQARDFEQFLSGIDATGGGDIPESGLEALALAINSPWETGLDRRRHVIVMFTDAPAHPLGTAGANAQSYPAGIPRSIDDLFEQWGYARSQTSVMEQSAKRLVLFAPDEAPWSDPIAEEWDLTLHFASKAGQGLEEFEMDEIIETIANSL; encoded by the coding sequence GTGAACAACCCTGTCGAGCAGTACCAGGGGAATCTTCAGTACGCCGTCGACATCGTGCTCTGTATCGACGCCACCGGCAGCATGTTTCCCGTCCTGGACACCGTGAAGGCGAGCGCGCTCCAGTTCCACGAGCGGCTTGACGGCGTGATGGGCAAGAAGGGCAAGGCCATCAGCCAGTTGCGGCTGAAGGTGATCGTCTTCCGTGACTTCGGTGACGACCCGTCGAACGCCATCGAGCAGACCGGCTTCCTCCATCTGCCGTCCCAGGCACGGGATTTCGAGCAGTTCCTCAGCGGCATCGACGCGACCGGCGGCGGCGACATCCCCGAGTCCGGCCTCGAAGCGCTGGCACTGGCGATCAATTCCCCGTGGGAGACCGGACTCGACCGCAGGCGCCATGTGATCGTGATGTTCACGGACGCCCCCGCCCATCCGCTCGGTACGGCCGGTGCGAACGCCCAGTCGTATCCGGCGGGCATCCCGCGCAGCATCGACGACCTCTTCGAGCAGTGGGGCTACGCCCGCAGCCAGACGTCGGTCATGGAGCAGTCGGCCAAGCGGCTCGTCCTGTTCGCGCCGGACGAGGCGCCCTGGTCCGACCCGATCGCCGAGGAGTGGGACCTGACGCTCCACTTCGCCTCCAAGGCGGGCCAGGGCCTTGAGGAGTTCGAGATGGACGAGATCATCGAGACGATCGCGAACAGCCTGTGA
- the msrB gene encoding peptide-methionine (R)-S-oxide reductase MsrB has product MAYDVEKPDEQWRAELTPAEYQVLRQAGTEPAFVGEYTDTRTEGVYSCRACGAELFTSREKFESHCGWPSFFDPKDSDAVELIEDRSHGMLRTEVRCARCGSHLGHVFEGEGYATPTDQRYCINSISLKLTGTEG; this is encoded by the coding sequence ATGGCGTACGACGTCGAGAAGCCGGACGAGCAGTGGCGCGCGGAGCTGACGCCCGCCGAGTACCAGGTGCTGCGCCAGGCCGGCACGGAGCCCGCCTTCGTCGGCGAGTACACCGACACCAGGACCGAGGGCGTCTACTCCTGCCGCGCCTGCGGGGCCGAACTCTTCACCTCCCGCGAGAAGTTCGAGTCGCACTGCGGCTGGCCGAGCTTCTTCGACCCGAAGGACAGCGACGCGGTCGAACTCATCGAGGACCGCTCGCACGGCATGCTCCGCACCGAGGTCCGCTGCGCCCGCTGCGGCTCGCACCTGGGCCACGTCTTCGAGGGCGAGGGATACGCGACCCCGACGGACCAGCGCTACTGCATCAACAGCATCTCGCTGAAGCTGACGGGGACCGAGGGCTGA
- a CDS encoding lipopolysaccharide kinase InaA family protein, with protein sequence MKQGDTIGGYRIVTDPTNANGGKCIWAFAEKDGAPYFIKQFLEPKRPRDDARESPSLQIRRRVAQEFEERHHTIMKRLRPDARGGGNIVLAKDFFHEGSTYYKVTERIDTSSLEKPQALEPRQKMVLLKTLGNSLKQLHDIDVVHGDLKPLNVLVQKRDGAAFHAAKLIDFDDSYVSGSPPEPEDISGDTLYGSPEWRRYLQRDAAPGELTCAVDIFALGLMTHLYLVGELPYYNSRFGSPADAVNGGDELALSTRLSDQMIGLLRRMTARDAAGRPRISAFLAALSDPKVCALQHRRPGTSKPERTTTGGPGPAAPAAEGRTSRIRANLTPRTPPAPEPAPPVDAVDAAAPEPGPAPSPEVPAPRLSRVRINLGDRARRSP encoded by the coding sequence GTGAAACAGGGCGACACGATCGGCGGCTACCGCATCGTCACGGACCCCACCAACGCCAACGGCGGGAAATGCATCTGGGCCTTCGCGGAGAAGGACGGCGCGCCGTACTTCATCAAGCAGTTCCTTGAGCCCAAACGGCCTCGTGACGACGCCCGGGAGTCCCCGAGTCTTCAGATCAGGCGCCGGGTGGCCCAGGAGTTCGAGGAGCGCCATCACACGATCATGAAGCGGCTGCGCCCGGACGCGCGTGGCGGCGGCAACATCGTCCTGGCCAAGGACTTCTTCCACGAGGGCAGTACGTACTACAAGGTCACCGAGCGCATCGACACCTCCAGTCTGGAGAAGCCGCAGGCGCTCGAACCGCGGCAGAAGATGGTGCTGCTCAAGACGCTGGGCAACAGCCTCAAGCAGCTCCACGACATCGACGTCGTGCATGGCGACCTCAAACCGCTGAACGTGCTGGTGCAAAAGCGCGACGGCGCCGCCTTCCACGCGGCGAAGCTGATCGACTTCGACGACTCCTATGTGTCGGGGAGTCCGCCGGAGCCCGAGGACATCTCCGGCGACACCCTCTACGGCTCCCCCGAGTGGCGCCGCTACCTCCAGCGCGACGCGGCGCCCGGTGAACTCACGTGCGCGGTCGACATCTTCGCTCTCGGCCTCATGACCCATCTCTATCTCGTGGGTGAACTGCCGTACTACAACAGCAGGTTCGGGTCTCCCGCCGATGCCGTGAACGGGGGCGACGAGCTGGCCCTCAGCACCCGGCTCTCGGACCAGATGATCGGCCTGCTGCGCCGGATGACGGCCCGCGACGCCGCCGGACGGCCACGGATCTCCGCGTTCCTCGCGGCGCTCTCGGATCCGAAGGTGTGCGCGTTGCAGCACCGCCGCCCCGGAACGTCCAAGCCGGAGCGGACGACCACCGGGGGGCCCGGGCCGGCGGCCCCCGCGGCCGAAGGGCGCACGAGCCGCATCCGCGCCAACCTCACCCCGAGGACCCCGCCCGCACCCGAGCCGGCGCCCCCGGTGGACGCGGTGGACGCGGCGGCCCCCGAGCCCGGTCCCGCGCCGTCGCCCGAGGTGCCCGCACCTCGGCTCTCCCGCGTCCGCATCAACCTGGGCGACCGCGCCCGCCGCTCGCCGTGA
- a CDS encoding VOC family protein — protein MPHIALITLVVRDYDEAIDFYTRALNFELVEDTDRGDGSRWVVVRPAGAPGDTTSLLLARAKGERQSSSVGAQTGGRVGFFLHTEDFTRDHARMLAAGVRFLEEPRHESYGSVAVFEDLYGNRWDLLQPA, from the coding sequence ATGCCACACATCGCGCTGATCACTCTTGTCGTACGCGACTACGACGAGGCCATCGACTTCTACACCCGCGCCCTCAACTTCGAACTCGTCGAGGACACCGACCGCGGGGACGGTTCCCGCTGGGTGGTCGTCCGCCCCGCAGGCGCGCCGGGCGACACCACTTCGCTGCTGCTGGCCCGTGCCAAGGGTGAACGGCAGTCGTCGAGCGTGGGCGCGCAGACCGGCGGCCGGGTCGGATTCTTCCTCCACACCGAGGACTTCACCCGCGACCACGCCAGGATGCTGGCCGCCGGGGTCCGTTTCCTGGAGGAGCCGCGCCATGAGTCGTACGGCTCGGTTGCGGTGTTCGAGGACCTGTACGGAAACCGCTGGGACTTGCTCCAGCCGGCTTGA
- a CDS encoding serine/threonine protein phosphatase — MSEHEPGHTVPALRHDPRPPSAPPGPQVPLGKHRLAPQPTPFAVAGGVLPPAAEDSLPRPAAPGTWAAPGGEGGVRAFTVWSERVPEHGEDAEPFVAHHWESRQGLLAVFDGSGGAGSAPAWQSPAGARRTGAWVGARVARLATDCWFRELTLDAEQAGPESLHGYLEWFLSKAPQRRSKIGGTMRRQLPTTVAGVHYQLNADGFVELQALWAGDSRAYALHPRDGLQVLTRDHTRESDALELLRSDPPMTNLVSADRAFVIDSQRLAPFALPLVLVAATDGFFGYVHTPGDFEAVLLETLLRAEDEQEWADLVCREVRRYTADDASLALVALGHQSFAALRDLYAPRLVELRERLGRDRPRALDRSPRAVEGSAHPPEDPAQLGSRVRVWQDQSWHAYRGAYETYLPAASEEHA, encoded by the coding sequence ATGAGCGAGCACGAGCCGGGGCACACCGTGCCCGCCCTGCGGCACGATCCGCGGCCGCCCTCGGCGCCGCCCGGCCCTCAAGTCCCGCTGGGAAAGCACCGGTTGGCGCCGCAGCCAACGCCTTTCGCCGTCGCGGGCGGCGTGCTGCCCCCGGCTGCGGAGGACTCCCTGCCGCGCCCGGCGGCGCCGGGGACCTGGGCGGCTCCCGGTGGCGAGGGCGGGGTGCGCGCGTTCACCGTGTGGAGCGAACGGGTGCCGGAGCACGGCGAGGACGCCGAGCCGTTCGTCGCCCACCACTGGGAGAGCCGCCAGGGACTGCTCGCGGTGTTCGACGGGTCGGGCGGCGCGGGCTCCGCGCCCGCCTGGCAGAGCCCCGCCGGCGCCCGGCGCACCGGGGCCTGGGTCGGCGCACGGGTGGCCCGCCTCGCCACGGACTGCTGGTTCCGCGAGCTGACCCTGGATGCCGAGCAGGCCGGCCCCGAGAGCCTGCACGGCTACCTGGAGTGGTTCCTGTCCAAGGCGCCGCAGCGGCGCAGCAAGATCGGCGGCACCATGCGCCGCCAGCTGCCGACCACGGTCGCCGGGGTGCACTACCAGCTGAACGCCGACGGATTCGTCGAGCTCCAGGCGCTGTGGGCGGGGGACTCGCGGGCCTACGCCCTGCATCCCCGCGACGGTCTCCAGGTACTCACCCGCGACCACACGCGCGAGAGCGACGCGCTGGAACTGCTGCGCAGCGACCCGCCGATGACCAACCTGGTGAGCGCGGACCGGGCGTTCGTGATCGACTCCCAGAGGCTCGCTCCGTTCGCCCTCCCCCTCGTCCTGGTGGCCGCCACGGACGGCTTCTTCGGTTACGTCCACACACCCGGCGACTTCGAGGCGGTGCTGCTCGAAACCCTTCTGCGGGCCGAGGACGAGCAGGAGTGGGCCGACCTGGTCTGCCGCGAGGTGCGGCGCTACACGGCGGACGACGCCTCGCTGGCCCTGGTGGCCCTCGGGCACCAGAGCTTCGCCGCGCTGCGGGACCTGTACGCGCCCCGGCTCGTGGAGCTGAGGGAGCGCCTGGGGCGCGACCGGCCCCGGGCCCTGGACCGCTCGCCGCGCGCCGTCGAGGGCAGCGCGCACCCGCCGGAGGACCCGGCGCAGCTGGGCAGCCGCGTCCGCGTCTGGCAGGACCAGAGCTGGCACGCCTATCGCGGCGCCTATGAGACCTATCTGCCGGCGGCATCCGAGGAGCACGCGTGA